In a genomic window of Pedobacter sp. KBS0701:
- a CDS encoding HmuY family protein — MNNITIINKVLFKWVSTFLVLAVLFISCKKDEVISPEPEKEIPTKTEGGTPYYKLQRIENLAVETDDANPTVPPTAVLFSLETKEIVPLLYAKTNRWDVGFNGLYNSFLSPNNGQSSTSLGSGSTGSGAIAILEKPFDQVVDVPADATLSISKFIGTDNEGDFGEGIGWYLYDFGGTKRGDGSYDKQHVAYAMPEKRTVIVRTAKGDYAKIKMISCYKDAFTADKWFRTTPHMYFTFEFVIVPKGSTKFEIK; from the coding sequence TGGTACTGGCGGTACTTTTTATAAGCTGCAAAAAAGACGAAGTGATTTCGCCGGAACCTGAAAAGGAAATACCGACCAAAACAGAAGGTGGCACACCATATTATAAATTACAGCGTATCGAAAACCTTGCTGTAGAAACAGATGATGCCAATCCAACCGTACCACCAACAGCTGTGCTGTTCAGCCTGGAAACAAAAGAAATAGTGCCCTTGCTATATGCCAAAACAAATCGTTGGGATGTTGGCTTTAACGGTCTTTACAATAGTTTTTTAAGTCCTAACAACGGTCAGTCATCAACAAGTTTAGGATCAGGAAGCACAGGTTCAGGCGCTATTGCCATTTTGGAAAAACCATTTGACCAGGTAGTTGATGTGCCTGCAGATGCTACATTAAGCATCAGCAAATTTATTGGAACCGACAATGAAGGCGATTTTGGAGAAGGTATTGGTTGGTACCTTTACGATTTTGGAGGCACCAAAAGGGGAGATGGTAGTTATGATAAACAGCATGTGGCCTATGCCATGCCCGAAAAACGCACCGTTATTGTCCGTACGGCCAAAGGCGATTATGCAAAGATTAAAATGATCAGCTGTTATAAAGATGCTTTTACTGCCGACAAATGGTTCAGAACCACCCCACACATGTATTTCACCTTTGAATTCGTCATTGTGCCAAAAGGAAGTACAAAATTCGAGATTAAATAA